The Bdellovibrio bacteriovorus DNA segment GGTCTCGCATCAAAGGTAAAAGCGCGAAAGCCGACACGGCCGATTCTGCTCCAGAAAAGCAATATTGCGCTGGCAAGGATAAGGGGCTTGCTTCTTGTTCATTCCCATTGACGGACACCAATGGCAGCGTGAATTTGCAATTTAGCGAGCGTGTGATTCAAAATATCCTGGGCATGACAAGTGCCAGCGATATCAACCTCACGATGATCACCATTGGTGATAACGATGCCTCTAGCGACTGCCATCACAACACCATGCGCTTTAACGTGAAGGTGGATTACTACTATTAGTTTTTTCTCATTTTGAGACATATCTTGGTATGTCTTTTGGATTGGTTCTTTTAAAGTCTCTTTGAAAGGACCAACGGGTGTTTAAAAGCTGCCTGCGCCTTATGGGCGCCTCCTTCCTGTCGCTCTTATTGACGACTGCCTATGCGTTTACGGCACAAGCTCAAGAGCTCAATCCCCGCATTCAGTTTTTACTTAGCACCAAGATCACTCACCACGGCCCGAACTGCTGGAATTCGGCCCTGTTCGCTTCGGGCGTCTTAGCGCACTTTCGCTTCACCTCTGCCAAAGAGTTTAAACATTTGATTGATTCTCCGCTGTGTCTGAAAGTTCCCGCAGGTCAACAACAGCCTGGTGACATCCAAGTGTATCGTCGCACGATGCCTGATATTTCGGATGAAGACCGCGAAGTGCATGCGAATGTTTGGCTTAATGACCAACTGACATTTAATAAAAAAACGGATTTTTCAACGGCCGCGTATGAAGTCACCACTCACGCGATCGTCAATGAAAGTTATGGTCAGACGGCTGATATTTTAAGATTTGATAGCGTCGAAAAATCAGTCGCTGTTCAGTGCCAAGGCGATACGTGCCGCAATTCGATCGAATACCGTCGCTGCGGAAATCTTGAAAATATGAAACGCCAAGATCCACACTATTCCGCTCAAGTGGAATACTTGGTTTCATCCATGGAACTCGCCATCCAACAGCAAGTACGAAGTCCGGCCAAAGCTTCCCCGGCCTGGAATGCTTACGCAGACAAAGTTTTAACAAGTTTAAACACCAGTATCCAGCAGGCCTGCGGTCATGAAAGATCTTTTTACTGCGAACATTCACGCAATGTCTTAGAGTCTTTGACTTGGCAAGTGCATCGCCCTCAGCCAAATTGGTTAAAATAAAATAAAAAGCCCCCTGTTTTTAGCAGAGGGCTTTGTCGAAAGAACATTTTTACTCAGCTTAAGTTTTCATCAATCCCGAAGTCCAGTCGCGGATCATAGCCAGTGTTCCTTGTTTCGCGTTGGCGAATTGGACGCCATACGCTTGGTTAGCTTCGTTCCACACGACTTGTCCTTGCACCTCGATGACCTCGTGACCATCCGGGCTTTGGATGCGCATCGTGACGATACCACCTTTTTCCAGCGCTTGATCGGTATTGAATGACAAACCACCTTCGGAGATTGTTTGCACAGAACCAACCAACTCTCGCTCACCGACACTGACGCGGATTTCCGAACTCATTTTAAAGCGTTCATGTTTACGTCGCGATTGCGGAGCACGGGCTCTTAGAACCTGCCATACGATCATCGGCACTAACAACAGGCCCACGATCACACCAATCGGTGCCGCCCCTGGCATATTGCCCCCCTGACCTGAACCCGGCCCATTTTGCGTGACCGCTTTAACCAAACCACATCCACCCGCAGCACCGCCCGCACCTTCAGAGGCCACGCTACGATCTGCTTGATAAGAAGGTTTGTAAGAAGGCTGAGATGACATGGTCGAAACCATGGTTTTAGAGGCCGCGATCAACGTCGCCGCATCCACACGCGCGCCCGAAGAAACGCGTCCATACAGACGATTTACTGCCGTCGATGTTCCGATGATCAGATTTTTCATCTGATAACCTGAAAGCCCCGGAGCCTCACGGAAAGCCAACGCCGCAACACCGGAGACAAATGGCGTTGCCATACTTGTGCCCGACATTTTCATCGTTTTATTACCGGGGATGGTACTTTCAATCCACTCACCCGGACTTCCCAAGTTCACCGTCGAAGCACCATAGTTTGAAAAACTTGAAAGCTCGTCATAGCTAGATGTTGAAGCCACCGATAGGTTGCTTGGAACATCATAGTTTGAGGGATACATCGGCGTGGAATCATTATTACTGCCAAGATTTCCGGCGGCAGAAAGAACTAAAACTTTGTTGTCATAAGCGTAAGTGATCGCATCATGTAACGCTCGCGAGTACGAAGGACCACCCCAAGAATTATTGATCACGCGCGCCCCGTTATTGACCGCGTAATAAATCGCACGGATGGCATTGGATGTTGAACCTGATCCCGAACCACCCAAAAACTTTAACGGCATGATTTGGATTTTTGACTCTGACAAGGGGCGCGCAAAGATATTTTGCCCTGTCCCGACTACAATCCCCGCCACGTGGGTCCCGTGATTGTCATCATCAACAAAGTTATTGGTGTTATTAATAAAGTTCCAGCCATTGATATCATCGACATAACCGTTTTGATCATCGTCGACACCGGGCTGACCATTGGCTTCCGCTTGATTAATCCAAAGTGCTCCCGTACCGCCTGAGGCCACGGGTTTAAACACGTCATGATACCGATCCAGGCCCGTGTCGATCACGGCCACAACGACCTTGTGATTGTAAGAGCTTAAAGACAGCACTTGAGTCCAAGCCGATTCAATACCCGTAGGTGCTGAGGACTGGGAATACACAGTGGGGCTTGTCGAAGCACCCGCCGCAACAACCTCATCATAAGACAAAGCCTCTACAGGTTCGTTGGGCTCGACTTCACTTTTTCTTTGTACGAAATTGGGCTCGATATACTCAACTTCTGGGTCGGCTTTTAAGGCGTCAAAGTTGGCCTTTTCGTTTTCACCCTTCATGTTGACGTGGTACATCCCCATACCGGGGAAGGAAGACTTCAACGACGCCTTACCAGAAAGCTTGGTCTGAGCGACGGCGGCTCCCGATGAGGCCTTGAATTTCACGATATATTCGCCCGGAACGACTTCGGCCTGAGCCCAAACGGACAGCGCGAACATCCAAGAGATGGTAAATATAGTAGTACGTGCTAGAACTCGTTTCACGGGTT contains these protein-coding regions:
- a CDS encoding S8 family serine peptidase, with the translated sequence MKRVLARTTIFTISWMFALSVWAQAEVVPGEYIVKFKASSGAAVAQTKLSGKASLKSSFPGMGMYHVNMKGENEKANFDALKADPEVEYIEPNFVQRKSEVEPNEPVEALSYDEVVAAGASTSPTVYSQSSAPTGIESAWTQVLSLSSYNHKVVVAVIDTGLDRYHDVFKPVASGGTGALWINQAEANGQPGVDDDQNGYVDDINGWNFINNTNNFVDDDNHGTHVAGIVVGTGQNIFARPLSESKIQIMPLKFLGGSGSGSTSNAIRAIYYAVNNGARVINNSWGGPSYSRALHDAITYAYDNKVLVLSAAGNLGSNNDSTPMYPSNYDVPSNLSVASTSSYDELSSFSNYGASTVNLGSPGEWIESTIPGNKTMKMSGTSMATPFVSGVAALAFREAPGLSGYQMKNLIIGTSTAVNRLYGRVSSGARVDAATLIAASKTMVSTMSSQPSYKPSYQADRSVASEGAGGAAGGCGLVKAVTQNGPGSGQGGNMPGAAPIGVIVGLLLVPMIVWQVLRARAPQSRRKHERFKMSSEIRVSVGERELVGSVQTISEGGLSFNTDQALEKGGIVTMRIQSPDGHEVIEVQGQVVWNEANQAYGVQFANAKQGTLAMIRDWTSGLMKT